One part of the Cellulosilyticum sp. I15G10I2 genome encodes these proteins:
- a CDS encoding response regulator transcription factor, whose amino-acid sequence MKKAIIVDDEMLVRVGLRTSINWEKYGFVVEGEARNGKEAIEKFSDSKIDLLITDIAMPEMDGLELSKFFLNINKDICIIILTHHENFAYAKKAIELGVSQYILKSDLDTEHFEKILRQISNINDIDVDNNEKARYLENKRLMTECLNSNMIQAKQLEFINDGYYFFELSINNMKDSKVDEKAVNVIIESTLESLKAEYYLLNIPGMNKRIIVFDSENDGFKNIVKIMDEIKNNLEQILGQQLKYDYTVKYHPLNKLYNHLLQVRNSMGISEYQNEKYPFYVNKAFEFINNNYRRDISLNDVAEYCELNASYLSNLIRKETGITYSKYLNMLRIKEAKHLLESTNMKVYEVSMYVGIDNQYYFGKLFKEITGITCSEYRARLFEKDE is encoded by the coding sequence ATGAAAAAAGCAATAATCGTAGACGATGAAATGTTGGTGCGTGTGGGGCTAAGGACGTCAATTAATTGGGAAAAATATGGTTTCGTTGTGGAAGGGGAAGCACGCAACGGCAAAGAAGCAATTGAAAAATTCAGTGATTCCAAGATAGACTTGTTAATAACGGATATAGCTATGCCTGAAATGGATGGGCTGGAGCTTAGTAAGTTTTTTTTGAATATCAATAAAGATATTTGTATTATAATACTAACGCATCATGAAAATTTTGCATATGCAAAAAAAGCTATAGAGCTTGGGGTAAGTCAATATATTTTGAAGTCAGATTTAGATACCGAACATTTTGAAAAAATATTAAGACAAATATCGAATATTAATGATATTGATGTAGATAATAATGAAAAAGCTAGGTATTTAGAGAATAAACGATTAATGACTGAATGTTTAAATAGCAATATGATACAGGCTAAACAATTGGAATTTATAAATGACGGCTATTATTTCTTTGAGTTATCCATAAACAATATGAAAGACAGTAAAGTGGATGAAAAAGCTGTTAATGTTATTATTGAATCAACGTTAGAATCACTAAAAGCAGAATACTATTTATTAAATATCCCTGGAATGAATAAGCGCATCATTGTATTTGACTCAGAAAACGATGGGTTTAAAAATATTGTAAAAATTATGGATGAAATTAAAAACAACCTGGAACAGATACTAGGCCAACAACTTAAGTATGACTATACAGTTAAGTATCATCCATTAAACAAACTTTATAATCATCTTCTTCAAGTACGAAATTCAATGGGGATTAGTGAATATCAAAATGAAAAATACCCATTTTATGTTAATAAGGCTTTTGAATTTATTAACAATAACTATAGGCGAGATATTTCCTTAAACGATGTTGCTGAATATTGCGAGTTAAATGCCAGTTATTTAAGTAATCTTATTCGTAAAGAGACTGGGATAACCTATTCAAAATATTTGAACATGTTACGCATTAAAGAAGCCAAGCATCTACTTGAATCAACGAATATGAAGGTATATGAAGTATCAATGTATGTAGGCATAGATAACCAGTATTACTTTGGAAAATTATTTAAAGAAATTACAGGGATAACATGTAGCGAATATCGCGCCAGATTATTTGAGAAGGATGAGTGA
- a CDS encoding ABC transporter substrate-binding protein, with protein MRIIVITIVITVLLFSYLWIYNNIENKRVIRTNKEITILLSQHPYVEAIISELDAFSKKTGINVVYNIVPEDNYYNIMKARLERGYGEPDVIMTGPYFIWELSSEHMLEDLTPYYKDQTENYNIDDFLPNVLEIYRYSQGDSIKTYGLPLGFEVAVLAYNKRIFDELNIEVPKTYDELLKVCEYIKNLKDDKLYALAIRGRDDWAMLNTGYISMYANYLLPENKHLDLTERLTEKGSIAMNELWLKIVKAGSSSELDEATWGVASADFGSGRAAMLFDMDNVAYYQNMKGESNEAGNIAWTTVPTIKAGDPFVSNLWSWGLSMNRDSHSKDAAWAFINYFTSEDFVFTAATKYKLVLPARRTVIESEKFMDIIEKNAGYRKTLDETIPRSKVLLSKNDKIIDILNLWSKTIKYIQRESTGISEQMEQLQLSIGDIYTDNQ; from the coding sequence TGATTCGTACAAATAAAGAGATTACTATTCTTTTGAGTCAACATCCTTATGTCGAGGCCATTATAAGTGAATTAGATGCTTTTTCAAAAAAAACTGGGATCAATGTGGTTTATAACATCGTCCCCGAAGATAATTATTATAATATCATGAAAGCTCGGCTGGAACGTGGTTATGGAGAACCAGATGTCATCATGACCGGCCCTTATTTTATATGGGAATTAAGCAGTGAACATATGCTTGAAGACTTGACGCCATATTATAAAGATCAAACAGAGAATTATAATATTGATGATTTTTTACCCAATGTTTTGGAGATTTATAGATATAGCCAAGGTGATTCAATAAAAACATACGGTCTTCCACTGGGATTTGAAGTGGCAGTTTTAGCATATAATAAAAGAATATTTGACGAGCTGAATATAGAAGTTCCAAAGACATACGATGAATTATTGAAAGTGTGTGAATACATTAAGAATTTAAAGGATGACAAATTATATGCGCTTGCTATAAGAGGCAGAGATGACTGGGCTATGTTAAATACTGGGTATATAAGTATGTATGCAAATTATCTTTTGCCTGAAAATAAGCATCTAGATTTAACTGAGCGATTAACAGAAAAAGGTAGTATTGCTATGAATGAATTGTGGCTAAAGATTGTTAAAGCAGGTTCATCATCAGAGTTAGACGAAGCTACATGGGGAGTAGCGAGTGCTGATTTCGGTTCTGGACGAGCAGCTATGTTATTTGATATGGATAATGTAGCCTATTATCAAAACATGAAAGGTGAATCTAACGAAGCTGGTAATATTGCGTGGACTACTGTTCCTACAATTAAGGCAGGAGATCCATTTGTTTCAAATTTATGGAGTTGGGGGCTCTCGATGAATAGGGATAGTCATTCGAAAGATGCAGCTTGGGCGTTTATTAATTATTTTACATCTGAGGACTTTGTGTTTACCGCTGCAACGAAATATAAATTAGTCCTTCCAGCGAGAAGGACCGTAATCGAGTCAGAAAAATTCATGGATATTATAGAAAAAAATGCAGGGTATAGAAAAACACTAGATGAAACAATACCTAGATCAAAAGTCCTTCTTAGCAAGAATGATAAAATTATTGACATATTAAATTTGTGGTCAAAAACCATTAAATATATACAGAGAGAAAGTACAGGTATTTCTGAACAAATGGAACAATTACAATTATCAATTGGCGATATATATACTGATAATCAATAA